The window GGGTCTCACCCGACGGTTCCTGGGCGATCCGGCGATCGTGCTCTACCTGCACGAGAACCAGCTCATGTATCCGTTGAGCCCGAACCAGAAGGCCGATGACGAGCATCCGCTGGCCAACTGGATGTCGATGGCGGCCGCCGACGAGGTGTGGTGCAACTCGTCGTTCCAGCTGCACGGCCTGCTGGACGCTCTGCCGGGGCTGCTGGAGAGGGCCCCGGACCAGCCCCACACGGGGTACGTGGCCGACGTGGCCGGCCGGTGCCACGTGGTTCCGGTCGGGGTGGACCTGGCAGACGTGCCGGTCCGTTCCGTGGATGCGCCGGCGCCGGACGTGCCGATTGTTCTCTGGAACCAGCGGTGGGACCACGACAAGAACCCGACAGCCGTGTTCAACGCGCTCGGGCGGCTGGCCGACGAGGGGATCGGGTTCGCCGTCGCCGTCGTCGGGGAGAACGAGCGGGTCGATCCCAGGGAGTTCACCCTTGCCCGGGAGCGCCTGGGCGACCGGGTGGTACAGTTCGGCTACCTGGACCGACCGGCCTACGCGGATCTGCTAGGCCGGGCCGACGTGGTGGTCAGCGCAGCGCACCACGAGTTCTTCGGCATCGCCGTGGTGGAGGCGATTGCCGCCGGTTGCCTACCGGTGCTGCCGGCCCACCAGAGCTACCCGGGGCTGGTGGGGGACTGGGCCGACGTAGCGCTCTATCCGGACGGCGGCCTCACGACCCGCCTCCGCGACGTGCTGGTCGACCTTCCGGCGTGGAGGGCTCGGGCCGTCGGCCTGGACGCGTCGATCCGCCGGTTCGACTGGCTGACCGTGGTCTCCGACTACGACGACCGCCTGGAGCGGCTGGCGGCCGACGGGCCGCCCTTGGGAGCGCACTAGCGTCTGCCGACGTGAGGTTTCCGATCGACGGCGTGCGGGTGGGCCACTGGACCGATGTTGAAGCCCGGACCGGTTGCACGGTGGTGCTGTTCCCGGAAGGGACGGTGGCCTCCGGTGAGGTGCGGGGCGGGGCGCCGGCCACCCGGGAGTTCGACCTCCTGGCCCCGGGTCGTACCGTCGACCGCCTCGACGCCCTGGTGCTCTCGGGTGGTTCGGCGTTCGGTCTGGCCGCAGCCGACGGCGTGATGGCCCACCTGGAGGGCCACGGCGTGGGCCATCCGACCGGGGCCGGCCCGGTCCCCATCGTGGTCGGCCTCTCCCTGTTCGACCTGCTGGTGGGCGACGGTTCGATGCGACCGGGGCCCGAGGAGGGCCGGGCCGCCGCCGAGGCGGCCTCCGGGGAGGTGGCGACCGGTCCGGTGGGTGCGGGGACCGGCGCCATGGTGGGCACCTGGCGGGGTTGGAGCCGGGCCCGCAGGGGGGGCATCGGGATGGCCGTGGTCCGCAGGGACGACCTGGTGGTGGCGGCGCTGGTGGCCGTGAACGCCGCCGGCGACGTCGGCGACCCCGCCACCTCTGCGGCGATCGCCGATGGCCTCTTCGTCGACTGGCCTGATCCCGAGAGTGGGAAGTTCGACGCCCGGGGCAACACCACGATCGGCATGGTCGCCACCAACGCCACGCTGGGCCGGGAGTGCTGCATGCTCCTGGCTGGTTCGGCCCACGACGGCCTGGCCCGGGCCGTCTTCCCACCCCACACCCGGTCCGACGGCGACGCCTTGGTCGCCGCCGCCACCGGGACCCTGCCCACATCGGATTCCGACGTCGACGTCCTGCGGGCCATGGCGGTGGCCGCCGTGGAACGGGCGGTCACCAGCGCCTGCTGACCCGGCCGCCCGGAGGGTTCCGACGGCGTCGGGCACACCAACCGGGTGGGAGGGCGTCGCTAACCTGCCGGGGTGTCGACAGTCCTGGAAGCCATGGCCGCCGAGGCCACCACCTGCACCAGGTGCCGGTTGTCCGGCGGGCGCAGGACCGTCGTCTTCGGCTCCGGTTCACGCAGCGCGCAGCTGATGTTCGTGGGCGAGGGCCCCGGTGCCCGGGAGGACGAGCAGGGACTCCCGTTCGTGGGCCGGTCGGGACAGTTGCTGGACCGCCTGCTGGCCGAGGAACTTGGCATGGATCGGGCCGACTGCTACATCACCAACGTGGTCAAGTGTCGTCCACCAGAGAACCGCGATCCACGGCCCGATGAGATCGCGGCCTGTCGCCCCTACCTGGAACGGCAGTTGGCCCTCGTCGACCCGACCGTCGTAGTCACGCTGGGCAACTTCTCGTCGAAGCTGCTCCTTGAGACCGATGTCGGAATAACGAAGTTGCGGGGGCAGGCCTACCGGTTCGGGGATCCCGAACGCCACCTGGTTCCGACCTTCCACCCGGCCGCGGCGTTGCGGGGCGGTGGCGAGGTGATGGCCCGGATGCGGGCCGACCTGGTGCGGGCCAAGATGCTGATGGAGGCCGGGTGACCATCGGCGCCCCCCTGCTCGCCATGGGCACGACGTCAGCTCTTCAGACCCAGGAGGTGGCGGCGTCGTTGGCCGCGCTGGTCCAGGCCGGCGACCTGCTGGTGCTCTGCGGTGACCTCGGGGCCGGCAAGACCGCCTTCACACAGGGCTTCGGTCGTGCGCTGGGCGTCACGACGCCGATTACCTCACCCACGTTCACCCTGGCCAACCGCTACGAGGGCGACGCCCTGACCGTCAACCACCTCGACGTGTACCGGCTGTCCCACATCGACGAGGTGCGGGACTTGGGCCTCCACGAGCTGATCGACGGCCGCTCGGTGACGCTGGTGGAGTGGGGCGACGCGATAGTCGGTGCGCTGCCCGGCGGCTACCTTGAGGTCCGCCTCAGCCTCGGGGTCGGGCCCGACGACCGCCTGCTGGAGTTCCGCATCATCGGCCCCGACTGGGCCGACCGTGAGGAGGGTCTGCTGAGGCTCGGCGCGGGAGGCGACGGGTGCTGATCCTGGGCATCGAGAGCGCCGGCGCCCAGGTGGGCTGCGCCGTGGGAGGCCACGAGGGCGTGCTGGCCTCGGCCCATGCGGGCCGTGGTCGTCGCCATGCCGAGGCGCTGGCTCCACAGATCGACTTCGTGCGACGTCAGGCCGGCATCCGGCTCTCGGAGATCGGGGCTGTGGCCGTGGACATCGGCCCCGGCCTCTTCACCGGCCTGCGGGTCGGCATCGCGACGGCCGTGGCCATGGCCCAGGGGCTTGGCGTACCGATGATCCCGGTACCCAGCTTGGACCTGATGGCCTTCCCAGCCCGCTGGTCTAACCGCCTGATCGTGGTCGCCCTGGACGCCCGTAGGGGTGAGCTCTTCACCGCCCTGTTCCGCAAGGTCCCCGGGGGCGTCCAGCGGGTCCGCGACGCCGACGTTTGCACGCCACAGGACCTGTCGGCGGAGATCGATGCCCTCGACGAGCCGAGCCTGTTCCTGGGGGACGGTGCGCTGCGCCACGCGGACGCGTTCGCCGACCTGAAGGGAGTCGAGATGGCCGAGCAGGGGCTGGCCTATCCCAGCGCCCGCTACATGGTGCAGCTGGCCCACGCCCGTGCCATGCGCGAGGAGTTTGTGCAGCCGTGGGAGCTGGAGCCGGTCTACCTCCGCCAGCCGGACGCCGAGATCAACTGGTCCACCCGTGAGGGCGGGGCGTGAGCGCCATGTCGGGCACCCTGTCGCCGGTGCTGCTTCGGCCGATGGTCTCCGATGACGTGGACGCTGTGCTGGCCCTCGACGCCCGGGTGCATCCGACCCCCTGGTCGCCCGAGTTCATGCGCTCCCAGTTGGGGCTTCCGGGGTCGCGGACGAACCTGGTGGCGGAGGTCCACGGTGTCCTGGTCGGCCACGCCGCCCTCCTGGTGGTGGCCGA of the Acidimicrobiales bacterium genome contains:
- a CDS encoding DUF3524 domain-containing protein, producing MARILLVEPFHGGSHGAWADGLLRHSRHDLVVVTHPGAFWRWRMRGAALTLAEAARGAVDAHGPPDVVLVSGMVDLARWLGLTRRFLGDPAIVLYLHENQLMYPLSPNQKADDEHPLANWMSMAAADEVWCNSSFQLHGLLDALPGLLERAPDQPHTGYVADVAGRCHVVPVGVDLADVPVRSVDAPAPDVPIVLWNQRWDHDKNPTAVFNALGRLADEGIGFAVAVVGENERVDPREFTLARERLGDRVVQFGYLDRPAYADLLGRADVVVSAAHHEFFGIAVVEAIAAGCLPVLPAHQSYPGLVGDWADVALYPDGGLTTRLRDVLVDLPAWRARAVGLDASIRRFDWLTVVSDYDDRLERLAADGPPLGAH
- a CDS encoding P1 family peptidase — encoded protein: MRFPIDGVRVGHWTDVEARTGCTVVLFPEGTVASGEVRGGAPATREFDLLAPGRTVDRLDALVLSGGSAFGLAAADGVMAHLEGHGVGHPTGAGPVPIVVGLSLFDLLVGDGSMRPGPEEGRAAAEAASGEVATGPVGAGTGAMVGTWRGWSRARRGGIGMAVVRRDDLVVAALVAVNAAGDVGDPATSAAIADGLFVDWPDPESGKFDARGNTTIGMVATNATLGRECCMLLAGSAHDGLARAVFPPHTRSDGDALVAAATGTLPTSDSDVDVLRAMAVAAVERAVTSAC
- a CDS encoding uracil-DNA glycosylase, with the protein product MSTVLEAMAAEATTCTRCRLSGGRRTVVFGSGSRSAQLMFVGEGPGAREDEQGLPFVGRSGQLLDRLLAEELGMDRADCYITNVVKCRPPENRDPRPDEIAACRPYLERQLALVDPTVVVTLGNFSSKLLLETDVGITKLRGQAYRFGDPERHLVPTFHPAAALRGGGEVMARMRADLVRAKMLMEAG
- the tsaE gene encoding tRNA (adenosine(37)-N6)-threonylcarbamoyltransferase complex ATPase subunit type 1 TsaE gives rise to the protein MTIGAPLLAMGTTSALQTQEVAASLAALVQAGDLLVLCGDLGAGKTAFTQGFGRALGVTTPITSPTFTLANRYEGDALTVNHLDVYRLSHIDEVRDLGLHELIDGRSVTLVEWGDAIVGALPGGYLEVRLSLGVGPDDRLLEFRIIGPDWADREEGLLRLGAGGDGC
- the tsaB gene encoding tRNA (adenosine(37)-N6)-threonylcarbamoyltransferase complex dimerization subunit type 1 TsaB, with product MLILGIESAGAQVGCAVGGHEGVLASAHAGRGRRHAEALAPQIDFVRRQAGIRLSEIGAVAVDIGPGLFTGLRVGIATAVAMAQGLGVPMIPVPSLDLMAFPARWSNRLIVVALDARRGELFTALFRKVPGGVQRVRDADVCTPQDLSAEIDALDEPSLFLGDGALRHADAFADLKGVEMAEQGLAYPSARYMVQLAHARAMREEFVQPWELEPVYLRQPDAEINWSTREGGA